A genomic segment from Rubrobacter tropicus encodes:
- the dnaN gene encoding DNA polymerase III subunit beta, with translation MRAVCSTDVFGKKLALVSRGVSARSTIQLLGGILLEVEDGALKLSATDMEISIQTTSPAEIEGEGRVVIPARIFNDIVRSLPAGNFTLEYDGSEGTVRLAAGENEYTIRAYAADDYPKLPEFDAEGAFRMPGESLVETVEKVSRSYSRDETRPVLTGILISFEDARVRMVTTDSYRLSIKETELATTPFEDSREAIIPARAMTEVSRIFSGSDENDVEVSLSENQALFRIGDVVFGTRLIDGNFPEYRRLLPSGFEREISVSREDLMGTLRRVNLFAQRQTPPVPVSLSFTEGSVEVIVKNGDVGEAHEKLPANSEDDFLISFNPGYLLDGVSAIDTEKVKFKLNEALKPGLIVPGENGEENGDGGEPDFLYLIMPMRDPSRS, from the coding sequence ATGAGGGCCGTTTGTAGCACCGATGTCTTTGGTAAAAAGCTTGCTCTGGTCTCGCGGGGGGTCTCTGCGAGGTCGACGATCCAGTTGCTTGGTGGGATCTTGCTCGAGGTCGAGGACGGGGCGCTGAAGTTGAGCGCTACGGACATGGAGATCTCGATCCAGACCACTTCGCCGGCGGAGATCGAAGGCGAGGGGCGGGTGGTCATCCCGGCTCGCATCTTCAACGACATCGTGCGGTCGTTGCCGGCCGGAAACTTCACGCTCGAGTACGACGGCTCCGAGGGGACCGTCAGGCTCGCCGCCGGCGAGAACGAGTACACCATTAGGGCCTACGCGGCGGACGACTACCCGAAGCTGCCGGAGTTCGACGCCGAGGGGGCGTTCAGGATGCCCGGCGAGTCGCTCGTGGAGACCGTGGAGAAGGTGTCCCGGTCGTATTCGAGGGACGAGACCAGGCCGGTGCTCACCGGGATCCTGATCTCCTTCGAGGACGCCAGGGTTCGGATGGTCACCACCGACTCCTACCGTCTCAGCATCAAGGAGACCGAGTTGGCGACGACGCCTTTCGAGGATTCGAGGGAGGCGATCATCCCGGCCAGGGCCATGACGGAGGTCTCCAGGATCTTCTCCGGCTCCGACGAAAACGACGTCGAGGTCTCGCTCTCGGAGAACCAGGCGCTCTTCAGGATCGGGGACGTGGTCTTCGGCACCAGGCTCATCGACGGGAACTTCCCGGAGTACCGGCGGCTGTTGCCGAGCGGCTTCGAGCGCGAGATCTCCGTCTCCAGGGAAGACTTGATGGGGACCCTGCGCCGGGTCAACCTGTTCGCCCAGAGGCAGACGCCGCCCGTGCCGGTGAGCCTCTCGTTCACGGAGGGCTCGGTCGAGGTGATCGTCAAGAACGGCGACGTGGGCGAGGCCCACGAGAAGCTGCCGGCAAACAGCGAGGACGATTTCCTGATCTCCTTCAACCCCGGCTACTTGCTCGACGGCGTCTCGGCGATAGACACGGAGAAGGTCAAATTCAAGCTCAACGAGGCGCTCAAGCCGGGCTTGATCGTGCCGGGCGAGAACGGCGAGGAGAACGGGGACGGCGGCGAGCCGGACTTCTTGTAC
- the dnaA gene encoding chromosomal replication initiator protein DnaA produces the protein MAGRVDQVWAEVLDRASEQIDVSSLRVWFEGIRPVDVREDRLEISVPNTFAKEYIESRFRSLLEEVLDSVMGRESSLVVSVGSPAGAGNGASDGAESVLNARAPRSFKAKYTFDTFVIGAGNRFAHAATLAVAETPGVVYNPLFIYGGVGLGKTHLLRAVGHYVEDQDPSMRIRYVTCEQFTNDFINSMRDNSPLDFQKRYREQDVLLVDDIQFLENKVETQEAFFHTFNALYEENKQIVIASDRHPKYIQTLENRLVSRFEWGLVTDIQPPDLETRIAILRKKAIMDRLEVDDEVLTFIASKVSTNIRELEGALVRILAYASLYERRVSVALAEEVLKDILPDQAYREIPIELIQHEVCRYFGIAKADLVGQSRSKGFAYPRQVAMYLSRELTDESLPKIGKAFGGRDHSTVMHATAKISRLINSDRDAFNQIHELTSHVKSKR, from the coding sequence GTGGCGGGACGGGTAGACCAGGTATGGGCCGAGGTATTGGACCGGGCGTCCGAGCAGATCGACGTCTCCTCACTGAGGGTTTGGTTCGAGGGGATAAGGCCCGTGGACGTGCGGGAAGACAGGTTGGAGATCTCCGTCCCCAACACCTTCGCCAAGGAGTACATCGAGAGCCGCTTCCGCTCGCTCCTCGAAGAGGTTCTCGACTCGGTAATGGGCCGGGAGAGCTCGCTGGTGGTCAGCGTCGGCAGCCCTGCCGGAGCAGGGAACGGCGCCTCGGACGGGGCGGAGTCGGTGCTCAACGCCAGGGCGCCCCGGTCGTTCAAGGCCAAGTACACCTTCGACACGTTCGTGATCGGGGCCGGCAACCGGTTCGCCCACGCCGCGACCCTTGCCGTGGCCGAGACGCCCGGCGTCGTCTACAACCCGCTCTTCATCTACGGGGGCGTGGGCCTTGGCAAGACGCACCTGTTGCGGGCAGTCGGTCATTACGTCGAAGACCAGGACCCCAGCATGAGGATCCGGTACGTCACCTGCGAGCAGTTCACCAACGACTTCATAAACTCCATGAGGGACAACTCCCCTTTGGACTTCCAGAAGCGCTACCGGGAACAGGACGTTCTGCTCGTGGACGACATACAGTTTCTGGAGAACAAGGTGGAGACGCAAGAAGCGTTCTTCCACACCTTCAACGCGCTATACGAAGAGAACAAGCAGATCGTCATAGCCTCCGACCGGCACCCGAAATACATACAGACCCTCGAAAACCGTCTCGTCAGCCGCTTCGAGTGGGGACTCGTCACGGACATCCAGCCGCCCGACCTCGAAACCAGGATCGCGATCCTGCGCAAAAAGGCGATCATGGACCGCCTGGAGGTCGACGACGAAGTCCTGACGTTCATAGCGTCCAAGGTCTCGACGAACATCCGGGAGCTCGAAGGGGCCCTGGTCCGCATACTCGCCTACGCTTCGCTCTACGAGAGACGGGTAAGCGTTGCCCTGGCGGAGGAAGTCCTCAAAGACATCTTGCCTGACCAGGCGTACCGCGAGATCCCGATAGAGCTGATCCAGCACGAAGTCTGCCGGTACTTCGGTATCGCGAAGGCGGACCTCGTCGGCCAGAGCCGCTCCAAGGGCTTCGCCTACCCCCGCCAGGTCGCCATGTACCTCTCCCGCGAACTCACCGACGAGTCCCTGCCAAAAATAGGCAAGGCCTTCGGGGGCCGCGACCACTCGACCGTCATGCACGCGACCGCCAAGATATCCAGGCTCATAAACAGCGACAGGGACGCCTTCAACCAGATCCACGAGCTCACCTCGCACGTGAAGAGTAAGCGCTGA